The nucleotide window AAGTAATTGAAAACATCGATTTGCTAGAAGAAAACGGTTTCAAGGTAAAATTGAATGTTGTTGTTATCAAAGGATTTAATGACAACGAAATTACTGATTTTATTGAGTTGACCAAAGAGAGAAACATTCAGATTCGGTTCATCGAGTTTATGCCTTTTGACGGCAATCGTTGGAACAAGGAAAAATTGGTAAGTTACGCCGAAATACTTTCTCAGGTTACTTATTTTTATGGAGAAGAAACGGTAAATCGCTTGCAGGATAAACCAAATGATACTTCCAAAAATCATAAAATTCAAGGTTATAAGGGTAGTTTTTCGGTAATTAGTTCGGTTACCAATCCGTTTTGTAGTACTTGTAATCGCATCCGTTTAACCGCCGATGGAAAATTGAAAAACTGTCTTTTTTCGAATAGCGAAACTTCGTTATTGGATACTTTACGCGCCGGGGAATCTATCGAACCGCTTATTTTTCAAAATATAAAATCCAAATTCGCCATGCGTGGCGGAATGGACGATGATGCTAAATTTCAAAACCCTCTTCTTTTTTCGAAAAATCGAAGTATGATTAAGATTGGGGGGTAGCGCTTTTTCCTTTGCGCCTTCGCGTCTTTGCGAGCCCAAATTCTCGCAAAGGCGCTAAGACGCAAAGAATAGAAAGGTTTATTATGAAAATAAAATGCTGATTTTTAGCCCCGATAGAGGAGGAAATCCTTGTGTGCCGGGGTTCGGCACACAAGATTGCAACGGATAGCGGGACAATGTTTCCTGAAAATGCCAATCTTTCTGCTCCAAAAACCTCATTTTCAAATCCCTGACAAAAGTCATTGTTGGCACCATATAATCGTAAATACCTTTGCAAAATGAATCCAGCAACAGAATCCAACAGAAAGGGGTACAATAATTACGGAACCCATCTCCGCGAGAAATACAACGGAAAGAAAGTTTTTAAAGTAATAGTCGATGGCAATTTTAGCTGTCCTAATCGTGACGGACTCAAAGGCTACGGCGGTTGCACTTATTGCAATGTCGATTCCTTTACGCCAGATATTTCCAGAAAAGCCCCAACGATTGAGGAGCAGTTGCTTCAGGGGATGGAGCGCGCCAAAAAATCATACAAGGCGGACCAATTCATAGTCTATTTTCAGCCGAACACCAATACTTACGCTCACGTCGATTACTTAAAAACGATTTACGACCGCGCCTTGGCTTTCAACCCCGATGAGGTTGTCGGATTTTCGGTGGGGACACGTCCTGATTGTATCGATCCCGAAAAAGTGGCTTTGCTCGAAAGCTATTGCGACCGTTTTGATGTTGACCTCGAAATGGGAATGGAATCGATGTATGACGAAACATTGCAAAAAATAAACCGTGGCTGTACACACGCCGAATTCATCAACGCTGTCGAATTACTCAAGGACAGTCCTATCGATTTGTGTGTACATACCGTTTTTGGATTCCCTTGGGAAACCCACGAAATGATGCTTAACTACATTCACGAAATCAATCGTTTTCCCCAAATAAAATTCGTGAAATTCCACCACCTGCACATCGTCGAGGGTTCGATTATGGGCGTGCATTACAAACGAAACCCGTTTCCGCTCTTCACTTTGGAACAATACACCGATTTGCTTTGCGAACTCATCCCGCTTCTTCGTCCTGACATCGTGATTCAACGCCTCTTCGGGATCTCCGATTGGGATTTACTTATTGCTCCAAATTGGGGACTCAAAAAAACAGAAATACAGCATTACATCGACTCCACAATCGAGAAAAGAGGAATTATACAAGGTTCAAAATACACTGC belongs to Flavobacterium gilvum and includes:
- a CDS encoding TIGR01212 family radical SAM protein (This family includes YhcC from E. coli K-12, an uncharacterized radical SAM protein.), coding for MNPATESNRKGYNNYGTHLREKYNGKKVFKVIVDGNFSCPNRDGLKGYGGCTYCNVDSFTPDISRKAPTIEEQLLQGMERAKKSYKADQFIVYFQPNTNTYAHVDYLKTIYDRALAFNPDEVVGFSVGTRPDCIDPEKVALLESYCDRFDVDLEMGMESMYDETLQKINRGCTHAEFINAVELLKDSPIDLCVHTVFGFPWETHEMMLNYIHEINRFPQIKFVKFHHLHIVEGSIMGVHYKRNPFPLFTLEQYTDLLCELIPLLRPDIVIQRLFGISDWDLLIAPNWGLKKTEIQHYIDSTIEKRGIIQGSKYTAK
- the moaA gene encoding GTP 3',8-cyclase MoaA, producing the protein MENNKNPMQDNHGRAHNYLRISITEHCNLRCTYCMPAEGIALTPRAHLMTAEEIVTIAKTFVKLGVTKIRLTGGEPLVRKDAKNIIEQLGKLGVELTLTTNGILVHEFIDTFKEAGITTLNVSIDSLKQEKFNEITRRNYFEKVIENIDLLEENGFKVKLNVVVIKGFNDNEITDFIELTKERNIQIRFIEFMPFDGNRWNKEKLVSYAEILSQVTYFYGEETVNRLQDKPNDTSKNHKIQGYKGSFSVISSVTNPFCSTCNRIRLTADGKLKNCLFSNSETSLLDTLRAGESIEPLIFQNIKSKFAMRGGMDDDAKFQNPLLFSKNRSMIKIGG